The following proteins are encoded in a genomic region of Brachypodium distachyon strain Bd21 chromosome 1, Brachypodium_distachyon_v3.0, whole genome shotgun sequence:
- the NDPK1 gene encoding uncharacterized protein LOC100841310, which yields MEQTFIMIKPDGVQRGLIGDIISRFEKKGFYLKGMKFMNVERSFAQKHYADLSAQPFFAKLVEYIISGPVVAMVWEGKDVVLTGRRIIGATRPWEAAPGTIRGDYAVEVSRNVIHGSDSVENGKKEIGLWFPDGPSEWKSNLHPWIYEV from the exons ATGGAGCAGACTTTTATCATGATCAAGCCCGACGGCGTCCAGAGAGGCCTG aTTGGAGATATCATCAGCCGATTTGAGAAGAAAGGATTCTACTTGAAGG GGATGAAGTTTATGAATGTGGAGAGGTCCTTCGCGCAGAAGCACTACGCCGACCTCTCCGCCCAGCCCTTCTTTGCTAAGTTGGTGGAGTACATCATTTCCGGCCCTGTTGTTGCAATGGTGTGGGAGGGGAAGGATGTTGTGCTGACTGGCCGCAGGATTATTGGCGCCACCAGGCCTTGGGAGGCAGCTCCTGGCACCATCCGTGGTGACTATGCCGTGGAAGTTAGCAG GAATGTCATTCATGGAAGTGATTCTGTGGAGAACGGGAAGAAGGAAATCGGTCTCTGGTTCCCTGATGGTCCCTCGGAGTGGAAGAGCAACCTCCACCCTTGGATCTACGAGGTTTGA
- the LOC100824645 gene encoding monooxygenase 2 isoform X1 gives MAPLATSTAPLQLCSHHSHPRRRRGTVEVAASASSSSSRRAEDVVIVGAGIAGLATALSLQRLGVRATVLEQGPSLRAGGTSLTLFKNGWRVLDAIGVADDLRAKYLRIQGMRMRSAAGGRDLREFSFEEEAPGQEVRAVERRALLETLASKLPADAISYSSKLKSVAGQGAEGTVLELEDGRRLLAKVVVGCDGVNSPLARWMGFSEPRYVGHMAFRGLADYGGIGAQGQPFEPKVNYIYGRGLRAGFVPVSATKVYWFICFNSSTPPPGLGKKTKTAAGAALKREALELVRGWPEDLVAVMRGTADDAVVKTPLVDRWLWPGVAPRASRGGVVLAGDAWHPMTPNLGQGACCALEDAVVLARRLAPAVLAGGAVVGEAMRGYERERWGRVFPLTARAGLVGKLVQWGNPAVCAARDGVVIPRLVRLGPFLEHTNFDCGGLLEPAPMN, from the exons ATGGCGCCGCTGGCCACAAGCACCGCGCCCCTTCAACTCTGCTCGCATCACTcgcatccccgccgccgccgcggtacCGTTGAggtcgccgcctccgcgtcgtcgtcgtcatcgcgGCGGGCGGAGGACGTGGTGATCGTGGGCGCGGGCATCGCGGGTCTCGCCACAGCGCTCTCCCTGCAGAGGCTCGGCGTGCGCGCCACCGTGCTGGAGCAAGGCCCGTCCCTGCGCGCGGGGGGCACCTCGCTGACGCTCTTCAAGAACGGGTGGCGCGTGCTCGACGCCATCGGCGTCGCCGACGACCTCCGCGCCAAGTACCTCCGCATCCAGGG GATGAGGatgcggtcggcggcgggcgggcgagACCTCCGGGAGTTCTCCTTCGAGGAAGAAGCTCCGGGGCAGGAAGTGCGGGCGGTGGAGAGGCGAGCGCTCCTGGAGACTCTGGCCTCGAAGCTGCCCGCAGACGCCATCTCCTACTCGTCCAAGCTGAAGTCCGTCGCCGGGCAAGGCGCCGAGGGCACGGTTCTGGAGCTCGAGGACGGCCGGCGGCTCCTCGCCAAGGTCGTCGTGGGCTGCGACGGCGTCAACTCGCCGCTCGCCAGGTGGATGGGCTTCTCCGAGCCCCGCTATGTGGGCCACATGGCGTTCCGGGGCCTCGCGGACTATGGCGGGATTGGGGCCCAGGGGCAGCCGTTCGAGCCCAAGGTGAACTACATCTACGGCCGGGGACTCCGGGCCGGGTTCGTTCCCGTCTCGGCCACAAAGGTCTACTGGTTCATCTGCTTCAATAGCTCCACGCCGCCACCGGGtctggggaagaagacgaagacggcggcgggggcggcgctgaAGAGGGAGGCCCTGGAGCTGGTGCGCGGCTGGCCGGAGGACCTGGTGGCCGTGatgcgcggcacggcggacgACGCCGTGGTGAAGACGCCCCTCGTGGACCGCTGGCTGTGGCCCGGGGTCGCGCCTCGGGCCTCCAGGGGCGGCGTGGTGCTGGCCGGCGACGCGTGGCACCCCATGACGCCCAACCTCGGCCAGGGCGCGTGCTGCGCGCTGGAGGACGCCGTCGTgctcgcgcgccgcctcgcgcccgcggtgctcgccggcggcgcggtggtAGGAGAGGCGATGCGAGGGTacgagagggagaggtgggGCCGGGTGTTCCCGCtgacggcgcgggcggggctcGTCGGGAAGCTGGTGCAGTGGGGCAACCCGGCGGTGTGCGCGGCGAGGGACGGCGTGGTGATTCCCAGGCTCGTCAGGCTGGGCCCGTTCCTCGAGCACACCAACTTCGACTGCGGCGGCCTGCTCGAGCCGGCGCCAATGAATTGA
- the LOC100824645 gene encoding monooxygenase 2 isoform X2 produces the protein MRMRSAAGGRDLREFSFEEEAPGQEVRAVERRALLETLASKLPADAISYSSKLKSVAGQGAEGTVLELEDGRRLLAKVVVGCDGVNSPLARWMGFSEPRYVGHMAFRGLADYGGIGAQGQPFEPKVNYIYGRGLRAGFVPVSATKVYWFICFNSSTPPPGLGKKTKTAAGAALKREALELVRGWPEDLVAVMRGTADDAVVKTPLVDRWLWPGVAPRASRGGVVLAGDAWHPMTPNLGQGACCALEDAVVLARRLAPAVLAGGAVVGEAMRGYERERWGRVFPLTARAGLVGKLVQWGNPAVCAARDGVVIPRLVRLGPFLEHTNFDCGGLLEPAPMN, from the coding sequence ATGAGGatgcggtcggcggcgggcgggcgagACCTCCGGGAGTTCTCCTTCGAGGAAGAAGCTCCGGGGCAGGAAGTGCGGGCGGTGGAGAGGCGAGCGCTCCTGGAGACTCTGGCCTCGAAGCTGCCCGCAGACGCCATCTCCTACTCGTCCAAGCTGAAGTCCGTCGCCGGGCAAGGCGCCGAGGGCACGGTTCTGGAGCTCGAGGACGGCCGGCGGCTCCTCGCCAAGGTCGTCGTGGGCTGCGACGGCGTCAACTCGCCGCTCGCCAGGTGGATGGGCTTCTCCGAGCCCCGCTATGTGGGCCACATGGCGTTCCGGGGCCTCGCGGACTATGGCGGGATTGGGGCCCAGGGGCAGCCGTTCGAGCCCAAGGTGAACTACATCTACGGCCGGGGACTCCGGGCCGGGTTCGTTCCCGTCTCGGCCACAAAGGTCTACTGGTTCATCTGCTTCAATAGCTCCACGCCGCCACCGGGtctggggaagaagacgaagacggcggcgggggcggcgctgaAGAGGGAGGCCCTGGAGCTGGTGCGCGGCTGGCCGGAGGACCTGGTGGCCGTGatgcgcggcacggcggacgACGCCGTGGTGAAGACGCCCCTCGTGGACCGCTGGCTGTGGCCCGGGGTCGCGCCTCGGGCCTCCAGGGGCGGCGTGGTGCTGGCCGGCGACGCGTGGCACCCCATGACGCCCAACCTCGGCCAGGGCGCGTGCTGCGCGCTGGAGGACGCCGTCGTgctcgcgcgccgcctcgcgcccgcggtgctcgccggcggcgcggtggtAGGAGAGGCGATGCGAGGGTacgagagggagaggtgggGCCGGGTGTTCCCGCtgacggcgcgggcggggctcGTCGGGAAGCTGGTGCAGTGGGGCAACCCGGCGGTGTGCGCGGCGAGGGACGGCGTGGTGATTCCCAGGCTCGTCAGGCTGGGCCCGTTCCTCGAGCACACCAACTTCGACTGCGGCGGCCTGCTCGAGCCGGCGCCAATGAATTGA
- the LOC100824950 gene encoding pentatricopeptide repeat-containing protein At5g50280, chloroplastic, producing the protein MALAAQLLLSSSSSASPKIPILRLQRCAFKSSSFRKCFLHPHRSQSQTPRRRNQPVALPDRPRFSRQQGERGDDEHGVQEDMWGLSASSSGAHFVGALDDEEGGDGCGPLDCDAVEEGEQVQGCELGGCDPAISLLPTQAQEQHRLEDEDEEEEDGGDCGWWDPTFFLRAQEEVSTTTTAMEDILAFARSPVAADSPGFVEFLAGYSRRVLGEDECVELMKRMGEEGLPLRCLDLFRWMRVLEEQPTPQAWLVALVVLGRARMADEVLEILGRLPHERQFREAVLYNAAMSGVAYCGRYDDAWTIFEFMEKNSVQPDHITSSIMLNVMKKQKVSAKAAWEFFQRMNRKGVKWSLDVSASLIKMFCDEGLKKEALIIQSEMERRGIPSNTSIYNEIVNAYCKCSQIEEAEGLFVEMKEKGLKPTIVTYNILMDAYSRRLQPEVVESLLLEMHDLGLQPNARSYNCLISAYGRQKKMSEKAEDAFLRMKADGIKPTSSSYTSLLCAYAVNGQYEKAHITYVDMKKERLKPSLETYTALLDIFRRAGDTDKLMETWRSMINEKVGGTRVTFHMVLDGLAKYGLYVQARDVIYEFGNIGLPPTTMTYNILMNTYAKGGQHYKLPQLLKEMSALELKPDSVTYSTMIYAYARVRDFSKAFYYHKQMVRSGQVPDAKSYKKLLNTLDVKSARKNIKDKSAIVGVIKGKSGFKHRKEKKDEFWKDSKKRSMMTQVNGYQRKRFL; encoded by the exons ATGGCGTTGGCAGCTCAACTGctgctctcttcttcctcctccgcctccccgaAAATCCCAATCCTTCGACTCCAGCGCTGCGCCTTCAAATCCTCCTCCTTCCGCAAATGCTTCCTCCATCCCCATCGTTCCCAGTCCCAgaccccgcggcggcggaaccAACCAGTCGCCCTCCCCGACCGACCACGTTTTTCGCGCCAGCAAGGGGAAAGAGGCGACGACGAGCATGGCGTGCAGGAGGACATGTGGGGCCTATCTGCCAGCTCCTCCGGAGCCCACTTCGTCGGCGCCCTGGATGACGAAGAGGGCGGCGACGGATGTGGTCCACTCGATTGCGACGCcgtggaggagggggagcaGGTCCAAGGATGCGAGCTGGGCGGGTGTGACCCAGCTATCAGCCTCCTCCCAACCCAGGCCCAGGAACAGCATCGCCtagaggatgaggatgaggaagaggaagacggtGGGGACTGCGGGTGGTGGGATCCGACCTTCTTCTTGCGAGCCCAGGAAGAGGTAAGCACCACCACTACAGCAATGGAAGACATTCTCGCCTTTGCGAGGAGTCCAGTGGCGGCCGACAGCCCTGGGTTCGTGGAGTTCTTGGCTGGTTACAGCCGCAGAGTCCTCGGCGAGGACGAATGCGTGgaattgatgaagaggatgggTGAAGAGGGGCTGCCGTTGCGGTGCCTCGACTTGTTCAGGTGGATGCGGGTGCTGGAGGAGCAGCCGACTCCGCAGGcatggttggttgctcttgtGGTGCTTGGGCGGGCACGGATGGCCGATGAGGTCTTGGAGATCCTGGGACGTTTGCCGCATGAGAGGCAATTCCGGGAGGCCGTTCTATACAATGCTGCAATGTCCGGTGTTGCTTACTGTGGAAG ATATGATGATGCCTGGACAATATTTGAGTTTATGGAGAAGAATAGTGTCCAACCTGACCACATTACATCTTCAATCATGTTAAATGTAATGAAGAAGCAGAAGGTATCTGCCAAGGCTGCATGGGAGTTCTTCCAACGGATGAACAGAAAAGGTGTCAAGTGGAGCTTGGACGTCTCTGCTTCTCTAATTAAGATGTTTTGTGATGAGGGGCTGAAAAAAGAAGCTCTCATCATCCAGTCAGAaatggagaggagaggaatCCCATCAAACACGAGCATATATAACGAAATAGTGAATGCATATTGCAAATGCAGTCAAATTGAAGAAGCTGAGGGGCTCTTTGTTGAGATGAAAGAGAAAGGCTTAAAACCAACAATTGTTACCTATAATATCCTTATGGATGCTTATAGCAGAAGATTGCAGCCAGAAGTTGTTGAGTCATTACTTCTTGAAATGCACGATTTAGGACTACAGCCAAATGCTAGGTCATACAACTGCCTCATAAGTGCCTATGGGCGGCAGAAGAAAATGAGTGAAAAGGCTGAAGATGCTTTCCTGAGGATGAAGGCAGATGGCATTAAGCCAACATCTTCTTCGTACACTTCACTGCTTTGTGCCTATGCAGTTAATGGACAGTATGAAAAAGCTCACATCACATATGTGgacatgaaaaaagaaagacttAAACCTTCCTTAGAAACATATACAGCTTTGCTTGACATATTTAGGAGGGCTGGTGACACAGATAAGTTAATGGAGACATGGAGATCAATGATAAATGAAAAGGTCGGAGGCACTAGAGTCACATTTCACATGGTACTTGATGGTTTGGCGAAATATGGGTTGTATGTTCAGGCAAGAGATGTAATATACGAGTTTGGAAATATTGGTTTACCGCCCACAACTATGACTTACAACATTTTGATGAACACATATGCAAAGGGTGGGCAGCATTACAAATTGCCCCAACTCCTGAAAGAGATGTCTGCTCTGGAACTGAAACCAGACTCCGTTACATATTCTACAATGATATATGCATATGCTCGTGTCCGAGACTTTTCGAAAGCATTCTATTACCACAAGCAGATGGTTCGAAGCGGGCAAGTGCCTGATGCTAAGTCATACAAAAAGTTATTGAATACCTTGGATGTGAAATCtgcaagaaaaaacataaagGATAAGAGTGCCATTGTAGGAGTTATAAAAGGAAAATCTGGCTTCAAACATaggaaggaaaagaaggacgAATTTTGGAAGGACAGTAAAAAGCGGTCTATGATGACCCAAGTTAATGGGTATCAGAGAAAAAGATTTTTGTAA